One window of Cryptococcus neoformans var. grubii H99 chromosome 11, complete sequence genomic DNA carries:
- a CDS encoding xylitol dehydrogenase, whose protein sequence is MAEFHFLNKTQPPQVTKLNLPENTSCVLLKKRNIVVKPKPMPILQPDGVLVKVVATGICGSDLHNYLAGGVGGRPVTEPIVMGHESSGEVIAVGDLVKTHKVGDRVAIEPGLPCRRCINCKEGKVNICLNMHYCGAPGSVGSLSRYFALPADMAPHIPDHLSWEEAGCIQPLAVGIQVGKRVDLRPHKTVAIFGCGPIGLISAAVAHAYSARKIIAFDNNPQRVEFAKRYISPLTGKPIIDHVFLVKDLPTSSLKDSQANGNGNMANGHTEALAHALGEDGSGAGMGDGEILDEDHEETIGDKKWEWAKKIVAGFVQEAGLTAEEGVDRVVEATGAEDCMLMGIAIAKQGGNYLAVGLGHIQTNCFPTLAVTNKEINVMGITRYTASCFPSALDLLSRGVVDVKQLITKTFPLTQSTEAFEAVAAGQDMKVIIKNQEGFDN, encoded by the exons ATGGCGGAGTTCCACTTTCTTAACAAAACTCAACCTCCTCAGGTCACGAAGCTCAACCTCCCAGAGAACACATCATGCGTCCTgctcaagaagagaaacaTCGTAGTCAAGCCCAAGCCCATGCCTATTCTCCAGCCGGACGGCGTCTTGGTCAAAGTTGTTGCTACAG GTATCTGCGGTTCTGATTTGCACAACTACCTTGCAGGAGGGGTCGGTGGCCGTCCCGTTACTGAGCCTATTGTGATGGGCCACGAGAGTTCTGGAGAGGTCATCGCTGTTGGAGATCTGGTCAAAACCCACAAAGTCGGTGACCGCGTCGCCA TCGAGCCTGGGCTGCCTTGTAGGAGATGCATCAACTgcaaagagggaaaagtcAATATCTGTTTGA ACATGCACTACTGCGGTGCTCCGGGATCAGTGGGATCTCTCTCCAG GTACTTTGCCCTGCCTGCTGATATGGCGCCCCATATTCCTGACCATCTTtcatgggaagaagctggatGTATTCAGCCCCTTGCC GTTGGTATACAGGTTGGAAAACGAGTGGACCTTCGTCCCCACAAGACCGTCGCCATCTT TGGTTGCGGTCCCATCGGCCTCATCTCAGCCGCTGTAGCTCACGCCTACTCTGCCCGCAAAATTATTGCGTTCGACAATAACCCCCAACGGGTCGAGTTCGCCAAAAGGTACATTTCCCCTCTTACCGGTAAACCCATTATCGATCACGTCTTCCTCGTTAAAGATTTGCCCACTTCTTCACTAAAAGATAGCCAGGCCAATGGTAACGGTAACATGGCCAATGGACACACGGAGGCCCTCGCTCATGCTCTGGGGGAAGATGGATCCGGTGCCGGGATGGGTGATGGCGAGATACTTGATGAAGACCATGAGGAGACTATCGGTGACAAGAAATGGGAATGGGCCAAGAAGATTGTCGCAGGTTTTGTCCAAGAAGCGGGGCTGACGGCCGAGGAAGGTGTGGATAGGGTTGTGGAAGCTACCGGGGCGGAAGATTGCATGCTCATGGGTATCGCCATTGCAAAGCAAGGTGGTAACT ACCTCGCCGTCGGCTTGGGCCACATCCAGACCAACTGCTTCCCCACCCTGGCTGTTACCAACAAGGAAATCAACGTCATGGGTATCACCCGATATACGGCCTCCTGCTTCCCCTCTGCCCTCGATCTCCTTTCTCGAGGCGTAGTGGATGTCAAGCAGCTTATTACCAAGACGTTCCCCTTGACGCAGAGCACGGAGGCGTTTGAAGCCGTAGCTGCTGGACAGGATATGAAGGTCATTATCAAGAACCAGGAGGGGTTTGACAATTAG
- a CDS encoding V-type H -transporting ATPase subunit C, translating into MPSDLCYWLISAPLKDGDPDVMLNEVRQEIPGVFAAKWEIPELKAGTLSSLLTLSDSLPKIDSAFTTTASKLLDQLRSLMDNNNDKMAQHARVNDRPAEEYLMAGGDGFKWDKGRWGEGGKVTEVVEALSREMAVIEATQKEKAQSYNLAKGGLTTLQRKQIGNLSQRSLLDIVKKGHLVEDSEYLETLVVAVPKNLAKDWSNKYERLTSMVVPRSSQQIASDDEYVLQTVTVFKKVRDDFIHKCRENKFIVRDFTWDDSALEKQRRQLAELEIEEKELWTGLLRLTRINFSEAYQILAHLKTVRLFVESVLRYGLPADYAGVIIKPDPKTAAKTLRSITTHYAYLNNSSRDSSARKGKGKGSSSALGDDVGGEWASVMEAEYYDIVLFEIPMVIC; encoded by the exons ATGCCCTCCGATTTGTGCTACTGGCTTATATCAGCCCCTCTCAAAGATGGTGATCCCGACGTCATGCTCAACGAAGTCAGGCAGGAGATCCCGGGCGTCTTTGCTGCTAAATGGGAGATACCCGAGCTCAAG GCTGGAACATTATCTTCCCTCTTAACCCTCTCCGACTCTCTCCCCAAGATTGATTCTGCATTCACAACCACTGCTTCCAAACTGCTCGACCAGCTCCGTTCACTAATGGACAATAATAATGACAAAATGGCACAGCATGCAAGGGTGAATGACCGTCCGGCGGAGGAGTATTTGATGGCTGGAGGGGATGGGTTCAAGTGGGATAAAGGAAGGTGGGGTGAGGGGGGCAAGGTGACGGAAGTCGTTGAGGCGTTAAGTAGG GAGATGGCAGTTATCGAAGCTAcgcaaaaggaaaaggcgcaATCTTATAACCTTGCCAAAGGCGGCTTGACAACTCTTCAACGAAAGCAAAT TGGTAATCTTTCTCAACGGTCATTATTGGACATTGTAAAGAAGGGGCATCTGGTAGAAGATAGCGAATATCTTGAAACACTTGTTGTCGCTGTTCCGAA GAACCTCGCAAAGGATTGGTCCAATAAGTATGAACGTTTGACAAGCATGGTCGTGCCCCGGAGCTCCCA GCAAATCGCTTCGGATGATGAGTACGTTTTGCAGACTGTTACCGTATTTAAAAAGGTTCGAGACGACTTTATCCACAAGTGTCGAGAAAACAA GTTCATCGTTAGAGACTTTACCTGGGACGATTCGGCACTTGAGAAGCAAAGGAGGCAGCTTGCAGAGCTGGAGatagaggagaaggagttgtGG ACTGGGCTGTTACGCTTGACAAGAATAAACTTTTCAGAGGCCTACCAAATCCTTGCACACCTCAAGACAGTCCGTCTTTTCGTCGAAAGTGTACTCCGGTACGGTTTACCTGCAGACTATGCCGGTGTCATCATCAAG CCTGATCCCAAGACGGCAGCCAAAACTCTCCGATCCATAACCACCCATTACGCTTACCTCAACAACTCTTCTCGCGACTCTTCTGCTCGGAAGGGTAAAGGAAAGGGCTCTTCATCAGCACTGGGAGATGATGTCGGTGGAGAATGGGCGAGTGTGATGGAGGCAGAGTATTATGATATCGTGTTGTTCGAGATTCCTATGGTTATTTGCTAA
- a CDS encoding phosphoglycerate mutase, variant, protein MVHQPDNPPVASTESGGPATSPTLEERPHDFRYEIVQGYFIQNGPQPKHINFEDLLKRSFGLMDTTPERWYNLKASIKELQDQAPEGVYYKLLFLARHGQGWHNFGAAKYGIDTWEEYWTYLNNDDQITWGPDPELTPLGKSQAQAVNRCWVAEAPLGAPIKSEEMRWYVSPMIRTGQTLEESWGTLLGRAPEVWEDWREVYGGHTCDKRSPKSVLQKKFPNFKIEEGLTEEDELWKADDRETDAHMQMRAQRAMDRLFGKDGAKETYGTGIYLTNVGSKTFFQISLSRLILQFCATCLL, encoded by the exons ATGGTGCACCAACCCGACAATCCGCCTGTCGCCTCCACCGAGTCTGGCGGACCAGCGACGAGCCCAACCTTGGAGGAGAGGCCTCATGATTTCCGCTACGAG ATCGTCCAAGGATACTTTATCCAGAACGGGCCTCAACCTAAGCATATCAACTTTGAAGACCTT CTGAAGCGAAGCTTCGGATTAATGGATACTACTCCCGAGAGATGGTATAACCTCAAAGCGTCGATCAAAGAGCTGCAAGATCAAGCGCCCGAGGGTGTTTACTACAAATTATTGTTCCTTG CGAGACACGGCCAAGGATGGCATAACTTTGGTGCAGCCAAGTACGGCATAGAC ACATGGGAGGAATACTGGACTTACCTCAATAACGACGACCAAATCACCTGGGGCCCCGACCCCGAACTAACACCCTTGGGGAAATCCCAAGCCCAAGCGGTAAACCGTTGCTGGGTGGCTGAAGCTCCCTTGGGCGCACCGATCAAGtcagaagagatgaggtGGTACGTCTCTCCGATGATAAGGACGGGTCAGACATTGGAAGAGAGCTGGGGAACGTTGTTGGGGAGGGCGCCGGAAGTTTGGGAGGATTGGAGGGAGGTGTATGGTGGACATACTTGTGATAAGCGGTCGCCCAAG AGTGTATTACAGAAAAAGTTCCCCAATTTTAAGATCGAAGAAGGGTTaacggaagaagatgagctgTGGAAAGCGGACGATCGAGAGACCGACGCGCATATGCAGATGAGGGCACAAAGGGCCATGGATAGATTGTTCGGTAAAGATGGTGCAAAAGAAACTT ACGGAACAGGGATATACCTTACTAATGTTGGTTCTAAAACATTCTTTCAGATATCTCTGTCACGGCTCATTCTGCAATTTTGCGCAACTTGCTTGCTGTAA
- a CDS encoding histone-arginine methyltransferase CARM1, producing the protein MSNEKAEKKVLVDGQEPIDEAPKDETKEQANDESSQVKDHDFYFNFYSSLQNQANMIGDVARTGTYRKAILGNAAVAFAGKTVLDVGAGSGILSYMSAQAGANQVIALEASSMAEKIEIMIKAANSGRTNPHLKDRIRIVRGMVENKKVQEQVLQTGKVDTIVSEPIGVMLLHERMVESFILARDLFLKPGGQLLPSAGHIFFCPFSDEGLYNETDQKAQFFNNTLFGTDFSELYDAAREEVFAQPVVGMFPPTSLISTPCPPKSFDFYTCSNDDLLEFTIPIDFIVSRTSLVHGLASWFDLDFQPRPAPAEEEVNWNFPVAPNSAWQWMTQEQPLNPGPTPPPPADGLTVTLSTGPNVPRTHWQQARLLLPEPLAVNKGERLTGSIHFKVNDARSYDLFLDLQVNRPGPEWDPNPLKRTAKYALQQQCFNYSYNPDANMGTLGFNGLPA; encoded by the exons ATGTCAAACGAGAAGGCGGAAAAGAAGGTATTAGTCGATGGTCAGGAGCCTATTGATGAGGCTCCGAAGGACGAGACGAAGGAACAAGCGAATGA TGAAAGCTCCCAAGTCAAGGATCATGACTTTTACTTCAACTTTTACTCATCCCTTCAGAATCA GGCAAACATGATAGGGGACGTAGCACGTACAGGAACTTATAGGAAGGCTATCCTCGGCAATGCAGCGGTGGCGTTTGCTGGAAAGACGGTGCTCGACGTCGGCGCTG gTTCTGGGATCTTGTCGTATATGTCTGCTCAAGCGGGCGCTAATCAAGTCATTGCTCTGGAAGCTTCCTCAATGGCTGAAAAGATTGAAATT ATGATCAAAGCTGCCAACAGCGGCAGGACGAACCCGCACCTCAAGGACCGTATACGGATTGTGCGAGGTATGGTGGAGAATAAAAAAGTCCAAGAACAAGTGTTACAGACTGGTAAAGTCGATACTATCGTATCGGAACCTATCGGTGTGATGCTTTTGCACGAGCGAATG GTCGAGTCATTCATCCTCGCGCGCGATCTTTTCCTCAAACCTGGAGGTCAGCTCTTACCTTCCGCCGGAcatatcttcttctgcccaTTCTCAGACGAGGGTCTTTATAATGAAACTGATCAAAAGGCACAATTCTTTAATAATACTCTCTTTG GAACCGACTTTTCTGAATTATACGACGCTGCTAGAGAAGAAGTATTCG CCCAACCGGTCGTCGGCATGTTCCCACCCACCAGCCTCATATCCACCCCTTGTCCTCCTAAATCTTTCGACTTTTACACCTGCTCCAACGACGACCTTTTAGAATTCACCATCCCCATTGACTTCATCGTCTCCCGCACTTCTCTCGTACACGGCCTGGCCTCGTGGTTCGACCTCGATTTCCAGCCGAGGCCAGCGCcagcggaggaagaggtgaacTGGAATTTCCCAGTGGCGCCGAATAGTGCCTGGCAATGGATGACGCAGGAACAGCCGTTGAATCCTGGTCCGACcccgcctccaccagcgGACGGGCTCACGGTGACTCTTTCGACGGGGCCTAATG TCCCTCGTACACATTGGCA ACAAGcccgcctcctcctccctgAACCCCTCGCAGTCAACAAGGGCGAACGCCTCACCGGTTCCATCCACTTCAAAGTCAACGATGCCCGTTCATACGACCTTTTCTTAGATCTACAAGTAAACAGACCTGGACCGGAATGGGACCCGAATCCGTTGAAGAGGACGGCAAAGTATGCGTTGCAGCAGCAGTGTTTCAA tTATTCGTATAACCCGGACGCGAATATGGGTACATTGGGATTCAATGGTTTGCCTGCTTGA
- a CDS encoding metallo-beta-lactamase: MSPPLDLTPVDKLEVLILVDNFVEWFSTLPPEFTHELPQHLASPDAPKDSLTGLPIMDFDNYCCGAHGLSILIKTTIGENTYSVLLDSGPEPKTIERNVAAMSVDLTQLDAVVLSHWHRDHSGGIVRVLELRQAQQAQQERQERQGQAKLKIDLHPSRPIRRGIARRPNPEPFCNLPADPSFDEIKAAGGEIDLHDEPHEIVVCSTSGGGGKKTGVGVSGEIKRVVDYEKGVLGGVRWEKDESTGEEGWFTDTMIMDERYVVVDVKGKGLVVFSSCSHAGISNVLTSLLPLSRPIHALIAGLHLVPTSHQPARETIDFITARVQPRPRWVVPLHCTGLEARGWLRERLGEGCVLGGVGVRGVFGGRRGGEGQGQGEEEGFKIVD; the protein is encoded by the exons ATGTCTCCCCCATTGGACTTGACTCCGGTAGACAAACTCGAggtcctcatcctcgtcgaTAACT TTGTCGAGTG GTTCTCCACCTTGCCTCCAGAGTTCACCCATGAACTGCCACAGCATCTCGCTTCGCCTGATGCTCCCAAAGACTCCCTTACAGGTCTACCCATCATGGACTTTGACAACTATTGCTGTGGCGCCCACggcctctccatcctcatc AAAACGACAATAGGCGAAAACACCTACTCTGTCCTCCTCGATTCCGGACCGGAACCAAAGACGATTGAGAGGAACGTGGCCGCCATGTCGGTAGACCTCACGCAGCTTGATGCGGTCGTCCTTTCACATTGGCATAGAGACCATTCCGGCGGGATTGTCAGAGTCCTTGAGCTCCGTCAAGCGCAACAGGCGCAGCAAGAGCGCCAGGAGCGTCAGGGCCAAGCCAAACTCAAAATCGACCTCCACCCATCCCGCCCCATCCGCCGAGGGATCGCCCGCCGACCCAACCCCGAACCATTCTGCAACCTCCCCGCTGACCCTTCCTTTGATGAGATCAAAGCCGCTGGCGGGGAGATTGACTTGCACGATGAGCCTCATGAGATTGTCGTTTGTTCGACAAGCGGAGGcggtggaaagaagacgggGGTCGGGGTGAGTGGAGAGATTAAAAGAGTTGTGGATTACGAAAAGGGGGTGCTGGGAGGGGTGAggtgggagaaggatgagagtacgggggaggaagggtggtTTACCGATACT ATGATTATGGATGAACGATACGTCGTGGTAGACGTCAAAGGTAAAGGTCTCGTCGTCTTCAGCTC GTGCTCCCACGCCGGCATATCCAACGTCCtcacctccctcctccccctctcccGCCCCATCCACGCCCTCATCGCCGgcctccacctcgtccCCACCTCACACCAACCCGCACGCGAGACTATCGACTTTATCACCGCAAGAGTCCAGCCGAGACCGCGGTGGGTGGTGCCGCTGCATTGTACAGGGCTGGAGGCGAGGGGTTGGTTGAGGGAGAGGTTGGGGGAGGGGTGTGTGTTGGGTGGGGTTGGGGTCAGGGGGGTTTTTGGGGGGAGACGTgggggggaggggcaggggcagggagaggaagaagggttcAAGATTGTAGATTAG
- a CDS encoding phosphoglycerate mutase yields the protein MVHQPDNPPVASTESGGPATSPTLEERPHDFRYEIVQGYFIQNGPQPKHINFEDLLKRSFGLMDTTPERWYNLKASIKELQDQAPEGVYYKLLFLARHGQGWHNFGAAKYGIDTWEEYWTYLNNDDQITWGPDPELTPLGKSQAQAVNRCWVAEAPLGAPIKSEEMRWYVSPMIRTGQTLEESWGTLLGRAPEVWEDWREVYGGHTCDKRSPKSVLQKKFPNFKIEEGLTEEDELWKADDRETDAHMQMRAQRAMDRLFGKDGAKETYISVTAHSAILRNLLAVIHHQAYPLATGEMIPVVVKATRLRAEL from the exons ATGGTGCACCAACCCGACAATCCGCCTGTCGCCTCCACCGAGTCTGGCGGACCAGCGACGAGCCCAACCTTGGAGGAGAGGCCTCATGATTTCCGCTACGAG ATCGTCCAAGGATACTTTATCCAGAACGGGCCTCAACCTAAGCATATCAACTTTGAAGACCTT CTGAAGCGAAGCTTCGGATTAATGGATACTACTCCCGAGAGATGGTATAACCTCAAAGCGTCGATCAAAGAGCTGCAAGATCAAGCGCCCGAGGGTGTTTACTACAAATTATTGTTCCTTG CGAGACACGGCCAAGGATGGCATAACTTTGGTGCAGCCAAGTACGGCATAGAC ACATGGGAGGAATACTGGACTTACCTCAATAACGACGACCAAATCACCTGGGGCCCCGACCCCGAACTAACACCCTTGGGGAAATCCCAAGCCCAAGCGGTAAACCGTTGCTGGGTGGCTGAAGCTCCCTTGGGCGCACCGATCAAGtcagaagagatgaggtGGTACGTCTCTCCGATGATAAGGACGGGTCAGACATTGGAAGAGAGCTGGGGAACGTTGTTGGGGAGGGCGCCGGAAGTTTGGGAGGATTGGAGGGAGGTGTATGGTGGACATACTTGTGATAAGCGGTCGCCCAAG AGTGTATTACAGAAAAAGTTCCCCAATTTTAAGATCGAAGAAGGGTTaacggaagaagatgagctgTGGAAAGCGGACGATCGAGAGACCGACGCGCATATGCAGATGAGGGCACAAAGGGCCATGGATAGATTGTTCGGTAAAGATGGTGCAAAAGAAACTT ATATCTCTGTCACGGCTCATTCTGCAATTTTGCGCAACTTGCTTGCTGTAATTCACCATCAGGCATATCCACTCGCGACTGGGGAGATGATCCCTGTTGTGGTTAAGGCTACCCGACTAAGAGCCGAATTGTAA
- a CDS encoding endonuclease/exonuclease/phosphatase, whose product MVTRPGNSNMGRFSEESLLEQIHIATVNVRNGHQWSPPADPKNVFAEKPWSERKSRLVDALLSTGPLDILGCQEVFHDQLQDLQELLGETYSHVGSGRDDGKQGGEYSPIFFDCTKFELVRWGTMWLSRTPNIPGSKGWDAALPRIATLLTLRYKDKDKGGELIHAVNTHYDHLGVRARAESSLLIRSAIWHWVHDVERKEKPPVVAPVVFFGDFNSPPQEDGYKNITSLHPLPSDQPSFTFLDSFTNLLTSSSSSAPDFSTIIPLQTRPYGPHLTYTDFAPPGARNATRIDFVMLGAEVDNNDPAKRGKSRGGWTIVRYACVDNWVEGDVEGWNGRWSDHRAVRVTIAKRKG is encoded by the exons ATGGTAACCAGACCAGGGAACAGTAACATGGGACGTTTTTCCGAAGAAAGCCTTCTTGAACAGATCCACATCGCAACCGTAAACGT GAGAAACGGCCACCAATGGTCCCCCCCAGCTGATCCCAAAAACGTATTCGCCGAGAAACCATGGTCAGAACGTAAATCCCGTTTGGTCGATGCGCTTTTATCCACAGGCCCACTCGATATCCTCGGCTGCCAG GAAGTCTTTCATGATCAGCTTCAAGACTTGCAGGAACTTTTGGGTGAGACGTACTCGCACGTAGGTTCAGGCCGCGATGATGGCAAGCAAGGCGGGGAGTATAGTCCGATCTTTTTCGATTGCACCAAATTCGAACTGGTAAGGTGGGGTACAATGTGGTTATCCCGTACACCCAATATCCCTGGATCCAAGGGCTGGGATGCT GCTTTACCTCGCATTGCCACTCTTTTGACTCTCCGCTACAAAGACAAGGACAAAGGTGGAGAGCTGATTCATGCCGTCAACACCCATTATGACCACTTGGGAGTGAGAGCTAGAGCGGAAAGCAGTCTCTTAATTAGATCCGCAATTTGGCATTGGGTACATGATGTCGAGCGAAAGGAAAAGCCACCTGTGGTGGCACCAGTAGTCTTCTTTGGTGATTTCA ACTCACCACCACAGGAGGATGGGTACAAGAATATAACGTCCCTCCATCCCTTACCCTCTGACCAACCATCATTTACCTTCCTCGACAGTTTCACCAACCTTCtcacttcctcctcttcttctgctcccGATTTCTCAACCATCATCCCTCTCCAAACCCGCCCTTACGGCCCCCATCTGACATACACTGATTTCGCCCCTCCAGGCGCCCGAAACGCAACAAGAATCGATTTCGTCATGCTCGGTGCCGAGGTGGACAACAATGATCCCGCCAAACGAGGGAAATCAAGGGGTGGATGGACAATTGTGAGGTATGCATGTGTAGATAATTGGGTGGAAGGGGATGTGGAAGGTTGGAATGGGAGATGGAGTGATCATAGAGCTGTAAGGGTTACGATCGCTAAGCGAAAAGGGTGA
- a CDS encoding mitochondrial metalloendopeptidase OMA1: MWSGMPRISTRLSALRSTPFTTHRAPTLPLLRSNTAFPTPLTRSTSVSRALHTTRPSYAKYERFDQRPSFGGSPGPSGGGPTLWEYVKRRMGGDRAVWVYGIGIGGGGIYYVTHLERVPETGRLRFMDVDEAQERELGRQTQLQTLSEYDRAVLPPNHPISKRVRKVATRIIESSGLGRVKSSGEMGAIEGTVPTWGGGVDMKDIFMGGGEGGKEAREGKDTEWEVYVIDDKKTKNAFVLPGGKIFVFTGILPVSANDDGLATVLGHEIAHQVARHPAERMSSMKVLFALGFLLETLGLDVGVSRLLLTFMLQLPNSRKNESEADFIGLRLMSRACFDPTESSKMWQRMSASEGGKGLSVDFLSTHPANAKRIKQLENWMPEAQQIRAASPCGITSDNFNGFLDAVNPHGGSYGSRLW, translated from the exons ATGTGGTCAGGCATGCCTCGGATATCAACCAGACTTTCAGCCCTCCGGTCTACACCATTCACCACCCACCGCGCCCCaactcttccccttcttcgctccAATACCGCCTTTCCAACCCCTCTCACCCGGTCCACCTCCGTGTCTCGTGCCCTCCACACCACCCGTCCCTCGTACGCAAAATACGAGCGTTTCGACCAAAGACCGAGCTTTGGCGGATCCCCAGGTCCCAGCGGAGGCGGCCCCACACTTTGGGAGTATGTTAAACGAAGAATGGGAGGGGATAGAGCTGTGTGGGTCTAcgggattgggattggtggtggaggtaTTTACTATGTTACCCA TCTTGAACGAGTTCCCGAAACAGGTAGATTACGTTTCATGGACGTTGACGAAGCCCAAGAGCGCGAACTGGGGCGTCAAACCCAGCTACAAACATTATCAGAATACGATCGCGCCGTCCTCCCTCCTAATCATCCAATAAGCAAACGGGTAAGGAAGGTTGCCACCCGTATCATCGAGTCGAGTGGATTGGGCAGGGTCAAATCGAGTGGGGAAATGGGCGCTATTGAGGGGACAGTGCCCACTTGGGGTGGGGGAGTGGATATGAAGGACATCTTTATGGGTGGCGGAGAAGGGGGTAAGGAGGCGAGGGAGGGGAAAGATACAGAATGGGAG GTATATGTCATCGACGACAAGAAAACCAAGAATGCTTTCGTCCTCCCTGGTGGGAAGATCTTTGTCTTTACTGGTATCTTGCCCGTCAGTGCCAACGATGATGGATTGGCCACTGTACTTGGGCACGAAATCGCCCATCAAGTGGCTAGGCATCCTGCGGAGAGGATGAGCTCTATGAAGGTGCTCTTTGCTCTTGGATTTTTGTTGGAGACTCTTGGACTTGATGTTGGCGTTAGTCGTCTCCTCTTGACTTTTATGCTGCA GTTGCCGAACTCGAGAAAGAATGAGAGTGAAGCCGATTTCATCGGTCTCCGTCTCATGTC ACGAGCATGCTTCGATCCTACTGAATCTTCAAAAATGTGGCAACGCATGTCAGCGTCCGAAGGCGGTAAAGGCCTGTCCGTCGACTTTCTTTCTACTCACCCAGCCAATGCGAAACGTATAAAGCAGCTTGAGAATTGGATGCCCGAG GCCCAACAAATTAGAGCTGCAAGTCCTTGCGGAATAACGTCGGACAATTTCAATGGATTCTTAGATGCGGTTAACCCTCATGGGGGATCCTATGGCTCAAGACTTTGGTAA
- a CDS encoding phenylalanine-tRNA ligase: protein MAALVSLLRASGPRLSLPAPRLRRLQSTQCPPPYVINGQRFPRDTHSNTPPSILAKTSRGLHLLPAHPLSILRQIIERHFAGYTPLAPASPAVSVWQNFDELGFPPDHPGRSPSDSYYLNAHHMLRTHTSAHEVESYRRGLDTWLLSADVYRRDEIDASHYPVFHQMEGTHVWPRSELHTLPALNAQLEAALAACPILIEDTTRISPSNPYQPAHDPVHAAEITKHLKHSLNGLIFRLFGHVAAQRHEPLRVRWIEAYFPFTTPSYEVEVWWQGEWLELLGCGVVMQKTLDEAGVPDKAGWAFGLGLERLAMVLFSIPDIRLFWTTDHRFHSQFSHGQITTFKPYSRYPECYKDMSFWLSVGSLGSLGSLGAGAEGGDAAAGVSAAGGKGRVFHENDYFEIVREVAGDLVETVSLIDEFTHPKTNRQSRCYRLNYRHMDRSLSNEEVNALQEEVQKRVVQEMGVEMR, encoded by the exons ATGGCCGCCCTCGTGTCGCTCCTCCGGGCCAGCGGGCCCCGCCTGTCGCTGCCCGCCCCCCGCCTCCGCCGCCTGCAGTCGACGCAGTGCCCCCCCCCTTACGTGATCAACGGCCAGCGCTTCCCCCGGGACACACACTCGAACACGCCCCcctccatcctcgccaAGACCAGCCGCGGCCTCCACCTGCTGCCCGCGCACCCGCTCTCCATCCTGCGCCAGATCATCGAGCGCCACTTTGCGGGCTACACCCCCCTCGCCCCGGCCTCCCCCGCCGTGTCCGTGTGGCAGAACTTTGACGAGCTCGGCTTCCCCCCGGACCACCCGGGCCGCAGCCCGTCCGACAGCTACTACCTCAACGCCCACCACATGCTGCGCACACACACCAGCGCCCACGAGGTCGAGAGCTACCGCCGCGGCCTCGACACGTGGCTCCTCAGCGCAGACGTCTACCGCCGCGACGAGATCGACGCCTCGCACTACCCCGTCTTCCACCAGATGGAGGGCACCCACGTCTGGCCCCGCTCCGAGCTCCACACCCTGCCCGCACTCAACGCCCAGCTCGAGGCCGCCCTCGCTGCGTgccccatcctcatcgaGGACACCACCCGCATCTCGCCCTCCAACCCGTACCAGCCCGCCCACGACCCCGTCCACGCCGCCGAAATCACCAAGCACCTCAAACACTCCCTCAACGGCCTCATCTTCCGTCTCTTCGGCCACGTAGCCGCCCAGCGGCACGAACCCCTCCGCGTCCGCTGGATCGAAGCCTATTTCCCGTTCACCACCCCGAGCTACGAAGTCGAAGTCTGGTGGCAGGGCGAATGGCTCGAACTGCTGGGATGCGGCGTCGTCATGCAAAAGACACTCGATGAAGCCGGCGTGCCCGACAAGGCAGGCTGGGCATTCGGACTCGGCCTCGAACGGCTCGCCATggtcctcttctccatccctgATATCCGTCTCTTCTGGACAACCGACCACCGCTTTCACTCCCAGTTCTCACACGGCCAGATCACGACGTTTAAACCGTACAGTCGGTACCCGGAATGCTATAAAGATATGAGCTTTTGGCTGTCCGTCGGCTCTCTCGGCTCTCTCGGCTCTCTCGGGGCCGGAGCTGAGGGTGGAGACGCTGCTGCAGGGGTGAGCGCAGCCGGGGGCAAGGGAAGAGTGTTCCACGAGAATGATTACTTTGAAATCGTCCGTGAAGTCGCAGGTGATCTCGTCGAGACCGTCTCCCTT ATTGACGAATTCACCCACCCAAAAACCAACCGCCAATCCCGATGCTACCGACTCAACTACAGACACATGGACAGGTCGTTATCAAACGAGGAAGTGAATGCGTTGCAGGAAGAGGTGCAGAAGAGGGTGGTGCAGGAGATGGGGGTTGAGATGCGCTAG